AATCGAACGATCCCATGACTGAAATCATCTCTTACATTTTCATTACCATCGGCATTATTTTCTGGTTTTGGGGTACCTCATCCCTACTAGCATCAAGGACAGTATTATATAAGATTCATAATCTTACCGTTTCCGATAGCCTCGGTTCAATTTTGATTATTGTGGGCTTACTATTCAAAATTCCCCGAGAACTTCCTCTTCTGATTTTGGCAATTATTTCCATCGCCATCTGGAATACCATGTTAAGCTATATCCTCGCCTACTGTTCTAGTACCGAAGAAAATAAAACAAAAATCACCGTTGAAAGGGAATCAATTATTTAACGATTAATTTGCTTTACTTTTTGCCCAAACTGTAAAAATAGCTCAAATCTAAATATTTCTCCATGTAATCAGCCAACACATCAATTAATTCCTCCCTTTGTTGACGATAATTGGAAATACCTGTGGGTAAAGATGATAAACCCCTTTTATGGCGCAAATGGTTCAACCACGATCGCCTCCAGGCACCATTATCAAAAATACCATGGAGATAACAACCCCATACCGATAAACTCTCATTAACTAATCCTAAACTAGGATCATCAAATAAAGGCATATATTTTGTTTTCCTTTGCTTCACCAAAGGGGCAATTAATTCCGTATAGCCCTGATGAATTTCGTAGCCATCCACAGGAAAACCTCTATGGGGATAATTCGCCGAAATTTCCCTTTGACGGGTGATTTTTTCGGGCTTGAGGGTAGTTTCAATGGGTAATAAATCTATTCCCTCCCGTTCAGGATAACTTCCTTCAAAATTTTCTGGATCAAGGATTTTATGACCCAACATTTGATAACCGCCACAAATGCCAAATACGGTACCTCCTGCCCTTTCATATTCCCTAATTCTTTTTATCATCCCCGTTTTTTCCAAAACCATCAAATCTGTAATAGTGGTTTTAGTACCGGGAATAATAACCGCATCAGGGCAGCCTATCTCTTCATGGGGTTCGATATACTCAATAAAAAGATTATGCTCTGTTTCTAGGGGATCAAAATCCGTAAAATTAGAGATTCTTGGTAACTTAATAATTTTGATATGCAAGTCATACTCTGTTTTGCGGCTACGACGCTCTAGTAAACCTAAAGAATCCTCCGAGGGTAACTCAGACTCAAACCAAGGTACAACACCCAAAACAGGGATTCCTGTATACTCTTCTAACCATTCAATACCTGAATCAAGCAGGGATACGTCACCCCTAAATTTATTAATCACAATACCTTTGATCAAGGCTTTTTCTTGGGGTTCTAATAGTGCTAAAGTTCCCACAATATGGGCAAAAACCCCTCCCCTTTCTATATCCGCGACCAAAATGGTATCAGCATTAAGATGGGTTGCTACCCTCATATTAGTTAAATCTCGATGTTTGAGGTTAATTTCTGCTGGACTACCTGCACCCTCACAAATCACCAAATCAAACTCTTGACTCAGACTTGCTAAAGATTCTTTGACAATTTCCCAACCTTGATCGAAATATTTTTGATAATATTCTTGAGCATTGGTAACTCCCACATTATACCCTTGAAAAATTACCTGTGATGTCATATTTCCTTGGGGTTTGAGTAGGACAGGATTCATATCTACCCTGGGGGTTGTTTTTGCCGCCCAGGCTTGAAATGCTTGGGCATAACCGATTTCTCCCCCCGTACTGGTGACATAAGCATTGAGAGCCATATTTTGCCCTTTAAAAGGGGTGACTAACCATCCTTTGCGCCAAAATAGGCGACAGAGGGCAGCGACAAGGGTTGATTTACCTGCGTGGGATGTGGTACCCACCACCATTATTGCTTTCATAGGTTTATCTTAGTTACCAGTTAAAAGTAAAGATAGAAGTTGTATTGCTTTGATTCCTACTTTCAGCCTACCCAGTTTGATATTGTTTTCTTTCTTCCTAAAAAAAATTCCCCCTTTCTGCTTGTTTTCAGAAAGAGGGTTGATGTTGATTATGTGGTTTTTTGTTCATGGATAATTATGGGTTATTTAATCAGGAAATTCTCCACCGACACCGATGTTGGTATGGTAAATATTGGCTTCTTCAATGTTGAGGTTGTGCATAAAGGCATTATACACATGGGTATCGAATAAGGTTGCATGGCTTAAATTGGCATTGTTTAAGTTAGCATAATTCATGGTTGCGTTGGTTAAAAATGCCTTTTCAAGGTCAGCATTACCAAGATTAGCACCATCTAAATCGGCGCCTTCTAAGTTAGCATCACGTAGATTTGCTCCCCTTAAATCTGCCTGTCTTAAGTCTGCACCAATGAGGTGAGCTCCTTCTAAGTCTGCGTTTCTCAAATCACATCCCATACATTGATTTGTTTCGATGAGTTGCTTTACTTGCTCGGCATTTTGAGCCATGGCTTGATTACCCATGGTCACACTAAATGCGATCGCACTTACGACAGTTAATAACTTTTTCATAAAGATTTCTCCCTATCTATATATATTATTTTACCTTTATTCCTCGTAGTTTTCTCATAACATTACAAGGATTTTACAAAGCAATTAAATTTACCAAATCAATGATGTTATCTCTGATAATATATTTATTAACTTAAAAAAAATTATTGCAAAATATCGTTATTTTTCCTTACATTCTTAAAAGAATAGTTACAAAAACCAAACATCTAAAAAAAATTAGTAAGCAACCATAACCTTTATAAGACAAAGACTAACAAAATTAATCAAGTAATTTTTTATAATTTAATTACTGCACTTTGATCATAACAAAAGATTAAAGATATACAGGTAGGGTAAAACGAAAACAACTGCCCTGATTGCCATTATCATCTACCCATATTTGACCATAATGGGCGTTAATTACCTGACGACAAAGAGCCAAGCCAATGCCATATCCCTCCTCATTTATATCCCTTTCTAAACGAAAATGACCATCAAAAATACGCTCTTTTTTTTCTGGGGGGATACCCGAACCTGTATCAATAATACTAATCTCTACTTTTTGGGTCGTTTTATGAATAATAGAAATGGTAATATGTCCTTGGTCAGGGGTATATTTAATAGCATTTTCAATTAAGTTAATTAAGACTTGGCGAATTAACTCAGGATCTGCATATACGGCGGGTAAATCTTGGGGAATATCCTTAATTAATACTTGATTTTTTCTCCTTATTTTATTATTAATACTATTAATCAATCCATAGCATAATTCAGATAAATTGACTTTAATAGGGACGATATTAAGCTGATTATTGGTTCTTTTTGATGT
The sequence above is a segment of the Cyanobacterium stanieri PCC 7202 genome. Coding sequences within it:
- a CDS encoding adenosylcobyric acid synthase (glutamine-hydrolysing) (PFAM: CobQ/CobB/MinD/ParA nucleotide binding domain; CobB/CobQ-like glutamine amidotransferase domain~TIGRFAM: cobyric acid synthase CobQ~COGs: COG1492 Cobyric acid synthase~InterPro IPR017929:IPR004459:IPR011698~KEGG: cyh:Cyan8802_1655 cobyric acid synthase CobQ~PFAM: CobB/CobQ domain protein glutamine amidotransferase~SPTR: Cobyric acid synthase;~TIGRFAM: cobyric acid synthase CobQ), coding for MKAIMVVGTTSHAGKSTLVAALCRLFWRKGWLVTPFKGQNMALNAYVTSTGGEIGYAQAFQAWAAKTTPRVDMNPVLLKPQGNMTSQVIFQGYNVGVTNAQEYYQKYFDQGWEIVKESLASLSQEFDLVICEGAGSPAEINLKHRDLTNMRVATHLNADTILVADIERGGVFAHIVGTLALLEPQEKALIKGIVINKFRGDVSLLDSGIEWLEEYTGIPVLGVVPWFESELPSEDSLGLLERRSRKTEYDLHIKIIKLPRISNFTDFDPLETEHNLFIEYIEPHEEIGCPDAVIIPGTKTTITDLMVLEKTGMIKRIREYERAGGTVFGICGGYQMLGHKILDPENFEGSYPEREGIDLLPIETTLKPEKITRQREISANYPHRGFPVDGYEIHQGYTELIAPLVKQRKTKYMPLFDDPSLGLVNESLSVWGCYLHGIFDNGAWRRSWLNHLRHKRGLSSLPTGISNYRQQREELIDVLADYMEKYLDLSYFYSLGKK
- a CDS encoding multisubunit sodium/proton antiporter, MrpG subunit (PFAM: Na+/H+ antiporter subunit~KEGG: ter:Tery_1618 hypothetical protein~SPTR: Putative uncharacterized protein; TC 2.A.63.1) yields the protein MTEIISYIFITIGIIFWFWGTSSLLASRTVLYKIHNLTVSDSLGSILIIVGLLFKIPRELPLLILAIISIAIWNTMLSYILAYCSSTEENKTKITVERESII
- a CDS encoding pentapeptide repeat protein (PFAM: Pentapeptide repeats (8 copies)~COGs: COG1357 Uncharacterized low-complexity protein~InterPro IPR001646~KEGG: syn:slr0967 hypothetical protein~PFAM: pentapeptide repeat protein~SPTR: Pentapeptide repeat protein); its protein translation is MKKLLTVVSAIAFSVTMGNQAMAQNAEQVKQLIETNQCMGCDLRNADLEGAHLIGADLRQADLRGANLRDANLEGADLDGANLGNADLEKAFLTNATMNYANLNNANLSHATLFDTHVYNAFMHNLNIEEANIYHTNIGVGGEFPD